In Kitasatospora sp. NA04385, a single genomic region encodes these proteins:
- a CDS encoding SHOCT domain-containing protein: MPGLLRGVARTAVVAGTATAVSNRVSRRQAGRWAEQETQYVQAPAPAPVAPVPVAPAPPPGPATASPTMDQKLEQLQQLAALKEQGILTDEELAAQKARILSG; encoded by the coding sequence ATGCCCGGACTGCTCCGCGGAGTGGCCCGCACCGCCGTCGTCGCCGGGACCGCCACCGCCGTCTCGAACCGGGTCTCCCGCCGCCAAGCCGGTCGCTGGGCCGAGCAGGAGACCCAGTACGTGCAGGCCCCCGCCCCCGCTCCGGTCGCCCCCGTGCCGGTAGCCCCGGCACCGCCGCCCGGGCCCGCCACGGCCTCGCCGACCATGGACCAGAAGCTGGAGCAGCTCCAGCAGCTGGCGGCGCTCAAGGAACAGGGCATCCTCACCGACGAGGAACTGGCCGCCCAGAAGGCCCGCATCCTCTCCGGCTGA
- a CDS encoding VOC family protein produces the protein MSAQPGPGPGPVAFEKVAPVVPVRDLAAALARYGRLGFTTEPYEDGSEYGFVSRGAVELHLTEWAEHDPLRTGAVVYLYVSDADALHAEWAAADAPGRLTDPADTPYGLREFGYVDPEGTLHRVGSPLRR, from the coding sequence GTGTCCGCACAGCCCGGCCCCGGCCCCGGCCCCGTCGCGTTCGAGAAGGTCGCTCCGGTGGTGCCGGTCCGCGACCTGGCCGCCGCCCTGGCCCGCTACGGCCGCCTCGGGTTCACCACCGAACCGTACGAGGACGGCTCCGAGTACGGCTTCGTCTCGCGCGGCGCGGTGGAGCTCCACCTGACCGAGTGGGCCGAGCACGACCCGCTGCGCACCGGCGCGGTGGTCTACCTGTACGTGTCGGACGCGGACGCGCTGCACGCCGAGTGGGCGGCGGCGGACGCGCCGGGGCGGCTGACCGATCCGGCCGACACCCCGTACGGCCTGCGCGAGTTCGGCTACGTCGACCCGGAGGGCACCCTGCACCGGGTCGGCTCCCCGCTCCGCCGCTGA
- a CDS encoding AraC family transcriptional regulator, whose product MAESPSGEGVLSGEAGFEFWRETTARSRAADMTSDHVETFTGRVRQTRLGPVTVLRMSVPSIRVRRTRKMVRSSDEECYHLTLLTRGSGAALGERPGPEAVLAEGGLHLVSSSRPYNSLFFDSHGGAGQQPRVAGLGVDLPMSLLPIPPDRLSTLIGRSLPGLEGSGALLSQFLLGLDRQAEVLRPAEASALGTVVVDLVAAWLTRELECEDALTPEARRRELVESVRAFVRRRLHDPELAPPVIAAAHHVSLSHLHQRFTELSGGETLAAYIRRQRMQKAYRDLADPALRALPVRAVAARCGIPRAPEFSRAFRTAHGLSPREHRARALLAP is encoded by the coding sequence GTGGCGGAGAGTCCGTCGGGTGAGGGCGTCCTGTCGGGGGAGGCGGGCTTCGAGTTCTGGCGGGAGACGACGGCCCGCAGTCGGGCGGCCGACATGACCAGTGATCACGTCGAGACGTTCACGGGGCGGGTGCGGCAGACCCGGCTGGGGCCCGTCACGGTGCTGCGGATGTCGGTGCCGTCGATCCGGGTGCGGCGGACCAGGAAGATGGTCAGGAGTTCGGACGAGGAGTGCTACCACCTGACGCTGCTGACCCGGGGCAGCGGTGCCGCCCTGGGCGAACGGCCGGGCCCGGAGGCGGTGTTGGCCGAGGGCGGCCTCCACCTGGTGAGCAGTTCCCGCCCGTACAACAGCCTGTTCTTCGACTCGCACGGGGGCGCGGGGCAGCAGCCGCGGGTGGCGGGGCTGGGCGTCGACCTGCCGATGTCGCTGCTGCCGATCCCGCCGGACCGGCTGAGCACCCTGATCGGACGGAGCCTGCCCGGGCTGGAGGGCTCGGGGGCGCTGCTGTCGCAGTTCCTGCTCGGCCTGGACCGCCAGGCCGAGGTGCTGCGCCCGGCGGAGGCGTCCGCGCTCGGGACCGTGGTGGTGGATCTGGTGGCGGCCTGGCTGACCCGGGAGCTGGAGTGCGAGGACGCCCTGACGCCCGAGGCGCGACGCCGCGAACTCGTGGAGAGCGTACGGGCGTTCGTCCGGCGCCGGCTGCACGATCCCGAGCTGGCCCCGCCGGTGATCGCCGCCGCGCACCACGTCTCGCTCAGCCACCTGCACCAGCGGTTCACCGAGCTCTCCGGGGGCGAGACCCTCGCCGCGTACATCCGCCGCCAGCGCATGCAGAAGGCGTACCGCGACCTCGCCGACCCCGCCCTGCGCGCCCTGCCCGTCCGGGCGGTCGCGGCCCGCTGCGGCATCCCCCGCGCCCCCGAGTTCAGCCGCGCGTTCAGGACGGCCCACGGCCTCTCCCCCCGCGAGCACCGCGCCCGGGCTCTGCTCGCCCCGTGA
- a CDS encoding amphi-Trp domain-containing protein: MKDLEFTQKRALSRAEAADQLEALAAAIRRGGQAELDLGPGRLTVRIPDELHTEIEVELDGDEIELEVEMSWKTGASAESSAAED, translated from the coding sequence GTGAAAGACCTCGAGTTCACCCAGAAGCGCGCGCTGTCCCGCGCCGAAGCCGCCGACCAGCTGGAGGCGCTGGCCGCCGCGATCAGGCGGGGCGGCCAGGCGGAGCTGGACCTCGGGCCCGGCCGGCTCACGGTGCGCATCCCCGACGAGCTCCACACCGAGATCGAAGTCGAACTGGACGGCGACGAGATCGAGTTGGAGGTCGAGATGTCGTGGAAGACGGGGGCGTCGGCGGAGTCCTCGGCCGCCGAGGACTGA
- a CDS encoding sporulation protein — protein sequence MVFKRLLGALGVGGPTVDTVLSTPVVCPGGTVHGQVELVGGERDAEINGITLCLAARVEVEYEDGEGQTTREFARVQVSGALRLAAGERRAVPFAFPVPWETPLTAIGGHHLSGMALGVRTDVDIAGQLDRGDTDPLAVEPLPVQQRVLEALSALGFHFHRADLEAGRIHGTGQTLPFYQEIEYKAAPQFAGRCNEVELSFVTDPHRVEVVLEFDKRGMFHGGDSVRTFVLDHGAGQHDLTGTVDGWVRGALGH from the coding sequence ATGGTGTTCAAGCGGCTGCTCGGTGCGCTGGGGGTGGGCGGGCCCACCGTCGACACGGTGCTGTCCACTCCGGTGGTGTGCCCGGGCGGGACGGTGCACGGCCAGGTCGAGCTGGTCGGGGGTGAGCGGGACGCCGAGATCAACGGGATCACGCTCTGCCTGGCGGCCCGGGTGGAGGTCGAGTACGAGGACGGGGAGGGGCAGACCACCAGGGAGTTCGCCCGGGTGCAGGTCAGCGGGGCGCTGCGCCTGGCGGCCGGGGAGCGGCGGGCGGTCCCGTTCGCCTTCCCGGTGCCGTGGGAGACGCCGTTGACGGCGATCGGGGGGCACCACCTGTCGGGGATGGCGTTGGGGGTGCGCACCGACGTGGACATCGCGGGGCAGTTGGACCGCGGGGACACCGACCCGCTGGCGGTGGAGCCGCTGCCGGTGCAGCAGCGGGTGCTGGAGGCGCTGTCGGCGCTGGGGTTCCACTTCCACCGGGCCGACCTGGAGGCCGGGCGGATCCACGGGACGGGGCAGACGCTGCCGTTCTACCAGGAGATCGAGTACAAGGCGGCGCCGCAGTTCGCCGGGCGCTGCAACGAGGTCGAGCTGTCCTTCGTGACGGACCCGCACCGGGTCGAGGTGGTGCTGGAGTTCGACAAGCGCGGCATGTTCCACGGCGGCGACTCGGTGCGGACGTTCGTGCTGGACCACGGGGCCGGCCAGCACGATCTGACCGGCACGGTGGACGGCTGGGTCCGGGGCGCGCTGGGGCACTGA
- a CDS encoding DUF6325 family protein, with protein sequence MNDRSPDPEELGPIDYLVISFPGSRLTGEGLPLLIDLVDRAIIRILDLTFVRKGADGTVEAVEIADLTGDGRLDLAVFEGASSGLLGDTDLAEAGALLEPGDSAAVLLYENRWAAPLAAALRRADARMVAGGRVPLQDLVEVLDSIESPGPSS encoded by the coding sequence GTGAACGACCGATCCCCCGACCCGGAAGAGCTCGGCCCGATCGACTACCTGGTGATCTCCTTCCCGGGCAGCCGACTCACCGGCGAGGGCCTTCCGCTGCTCATCGACCTGGTCGACCGCGCGATCATCCGCATCCTGGACCTCACGTTCGTGCGCAAGGGCGCCGACGGGACGGTCGAGGCCGTCGAGATCGCCGACCTCACCGGCGACGGCCGCCTCGACCTCGCCGTCTTCGAGGGCGCGTCCTCCGGCCTGCTCGGCGACACCGACCTCGCCGAGGCCGGTGCGCTCCTGGAGCCGGGCGACAGCGCGGCCGTCCTGCTCTACGAGAACCGGTGGGCGGCGCCCCTGGCCGCCGCCCTGCGCCGGGCCGACGCCCGGATGGTCGCCGGTGGACGCGTCCCGCTGCAGGACCTCGTCGAGGTCCTCGACAGCATCGAGTCGCCCGGCCCGTCCAGCTGA